One genomic segment of Pseudomonas chlororaphis subsp. aurantiaca includes these proteins:
- the nirK gene encoding copper-containing nitrite reductase has translation MSVFRSVLGACVLLGSCASSLALAGGAEGLQRVKVDLVAPPLVHPHEQVVSGPPKVVQFRMSIEEKKMVIDDQGSTLQAMTFNGSMPGPTLVVHEGDYVELTLVNPATNSMPHNVDFHAATGALGGAGLTQVVPGQEVVLRFKADRSGTFVYHCAPQGMVPWHVVSGMNGALMVLPRDGLRDPQGKPLHYDRVYTIGESDLYIPKDKDGHYKDYPDLASSYQDTRAVMRTLTPSHVVFNGRVGALTGANALTSKVGESVLFIHSQANRDSRPHLIGGHGDWVWTTGKFANPPQRNMETWFIPGGSAVAALYTFKQPGTYVYLSHNLIEAMELGALAQIKVEGQWDDDLMTQVKAPGPIVEPKQ, from the coding sequence ATGAGTGTTTTTCGAAGTGTCTTGGGGGCCTGTGTGCTGCTTGGCAGCTGTGCCAGCAGCCTGGCGCTGGCCGGTGGGGCCGAGGGCCTGCAGCGGGTGAAGGTCGATCTGGTCGCGCCGCCGCTGGTGCATCCCCATGAGCAGGTGGTCAGCGGGCCGCCCAAGGTGGTGCAGTTCCGCATGAGTATCGAAGAGAAAAAAATGGTCATCGACGACCAGGGCTCCACGCTCCAGGCCATGACCTTCAACGGCTCCATGCCCGGCCCGACCCTGGTGGTGCATGAGGGAGACTATGTGGAGCTGACGCTGGTCAATCCGGCGACCAACAGCATGCCCCATAACGTCGACTTTCACGCGGCCACTGGCGCCCTGGGCGGGGCGGGCCTGACCCAGGTGGTGCCGGGGCAGGAAGTGGTGCTGCGCTTCAAGGCCGACCGCAGCGGCACCTTTGTCTACCACTGTGCGCCGCAAGGCATGGTGCCATGGCATGTGGTGTCGGGCATGAACGGCGCGCTGATGGTATTGCCCCGTGACGGCCTGCGTGATCCTCAGGGCAAGCCCCTGCATTACGACCGCGTCTACACCATCGGCGAGTCCGACCTGTATATCCCCAAGGACAAGGACGGCCACTACAAGGACTACCCGGACCTGGCGTCCAGCTATCAGGACACCCGCGCGGTCATGCGCACCCTGACCCCGAGCCATGTGGTGTTCAACGGCCGGGTCGGAGCCCTGACCGGGGCCAACGCGCTGACCTCCAAGGTCGGTGAAAGCGTGCTGTTCATCCATTCCCAGGCCAACCGCGACAGCCGTCCGCACCTGATTGGCGGCCATGGCGACTGGGTCTGGACCACCGGCAAATTCGCCAACCCGCCGCAACGCAACATGGAAACCTGGTTTATCCCTGGCGGCTCCGCGGTGGCGGCGCTGTACACCTTCAAGCAACCGGGCACCTACGTGTACCTCAGCCACAACCTGATCGAGGCCATGGAGCTGGGGGCCCTGGCCCAGATCAAGGTGGAGGGGCAGTGGGACGATGACCTGATGACCCAGGTGAAAGCGCCGGGTCCGATCGTCGAGCCCAAGCAATAG
- a CDS encoding exodeoxyribonuclease VII small subunit — translation MARKKAALDFEQSLADLQTLVERLENGELSLEDSLTAFEQGIGLTRDCQAALAQAEQKVQILLERDGELAEEPFDAEQPE, via the coding sequence ATGGCCCGCAAAAAAGCTGCCTTAGATTTCGAACAATCCCTCGCCGACCTGCAAACGCTGGTCGAGCGTCTGGAGAACGGCGAGCTGTCGCTGGAAGACTCGTTGACCGCCTTCGAGCAAGGCATCGGCCTGACCCGCGATTGCCAGGCGGCGCTGGCCCAGGCCGAGCAGAAGGTACAGATCCTGCTGGAACGCGATGGCGAGCTGGCCGAAGAACCCTTCGACGCGGAACAGCCAGAATGA